Part of the Nicotiana sylvestris chromosome 2, ASM39365v2, whole genome shotgun sequence genome, cttgggagatttatggtgttccaagtcaccggttgaatcccgaatcgaggaaaagattgactctatattacagtccgcgaaccagaaatctgagtaaggaattctgttaacccgggagaaggcgttagacattcccgagttccgtggttatagcacggtcgctcaactgttatattgggcttaaattatctgattttaacaattatgaacctatgtgcaaattttaaccttaaccgcttttattcatttttaaagaaaattgcaacgtcattaaaacaagtcttgaaccacgtcacataaatgcacctgtggtttttggacatactttaacatcgttgggatttggatttgggtcacataaatgcgcacccgagtttagggaggtaatgttattaaaatacgcgcctaaagagactaacgcgttattattttggggaaggccgtgaaattcgctaaacggcccgtcccgaaatctaagtattttaatatatacaattatcgagggccccgcaatttatgtgttttgtttagcgaggctcatcccgttttattattttaaagtgcaaacctagagcaatctatagttttctacttaatttgtctctaaaataaaagaaaggccctaattaatttgttactggactgatgcaaactaagtaatatttttgcaccaacatccgaccattgggctccgatgtgagcccagcagagggaatttaaaaccagatatacaccataaaatcagccaaaacagaccttggcccaggcctaaatgagaaaggggccaaaactggcctgggccgtgcatcaattatcctgaggcccaaacgtttagggactagcccgttaagccctgtcttttacactaaatggaatttcaatttaattaagaacacaaatctgatgaatctactactaaaattaactagccagtaaaataaattcaatgcaatattaaacatgagttggaaagcaactgatttcagatttcatgacccacgtaaactgcctatgatcacaatttcaaacatggtgcatactagttcaaatttcaaattccctactatgactcatttttattaaaatgctgactcatgaactttgattaaacactaacgtgaccacatatgagaattgaaactcgagaattaaggatgctgagcgaaaatggattgcctaaattaaccttacggattacatatctcatatctacttttAACTTTCTAATTTCGAACACatacacaaccactcaaactcagaattatagattaactcacatcatcactactaaatataaagctcccatgatcagaagaagtatcacactactttaacagtctacagcctaattaatcactgcttgaaaataccatttatacagatctaggaaaactggaaattaactaaactaatagaaactattctgttagtccagcatggaattattacaacgaatactcaactaaactcatatgcatttctaaatatctaacacacacttaacggttcaaatgcacaaacttataattaacagtccatcagtacggttattacagtataatgaaagcagtaaatcaacaataggcctccacttcaacaacaataggcctccacttcattcattttcaactggatatttacatacatcgagtttcaggacatgtacctggtatgtagaacagaaaaatggggtaagcaatcagcaacagcaaacagcaaaatacagcaacagaaaacccaacacagtagcttcaacacctcaatccagaaatcccagcaacatggagaaaaccagtaaaaatggagaaggaaaatagtccggaaatctctctttgttttctctttctagctttgaactctctttggtgttcttccgctctcaatatttcacaaaatttggttctatctttttactctctccaaaatgaattctgcccttATATAtctagtgtatccagagtgtatatcgagtgtatactgctctctccgcccccttcttttttcttctcctctTTCAGGTCTATGTGTTCTCCTTTTAAACTTCCAGCCTCTCTCCCTTTCCAGCTCCTCTTTTTCTTTACAATTGTATTATTTCAGCCTTTTGAAATGTTCCTCCCATGTTGTCTTACTTTCCAACTCTTAAAAGTATTGAACAGGGTGTCCTTTTTAATCCCTAGACTGATCCTACCATGTGCTAGCAACTTCTTAAGTAGGTGAGATACACCTTTTCATTAAACAATTCTTAGGCTATCTTAAAGGCTTCCTAATTAATTTCAAACACAGTTGGGATTTGAATTCTTTCAGACAAATAGATATCCCAAACTTAGTTCAAACCCTCTACACTCTTCTACACACTGTTATGCAGGTCCCAAAGAAAAGAACAGAACGATTAGGCATCAACGATAACCAAACAGAAAACCAAACAGAAAACCAGTCAGAAAACCAAACAGAAGGTGGCCTAAATATCTTGGCACTTGAAATCACGCATACTAGAAAATCAGAGAACCAAACAGAAAACCATGAGAAATGCATCGCTGGTTCAGACTTATTCAAACAAATCCTAAAGTCGGATAAATTGTCCATTTCAACTCGAGAAACTTAATCCCAAGAGATACTTCAACACCATAAACAGCTAAAGGCATTCGAGACATAGAAAACGAACATTCAAATTAGCTTTTTGTTAACTGAACATGCTCGAGGCAAATCAGAACAGTGAATACAGGATTCTAAACAACAAAATGACATATCAAATACAATTTCCAAACACGAATCGAGAACAAATGCTAATTCCGAATCCAACCTCAACTGAAATTAATCGCAGACTTATGTTTATAGATGGGTTAGCATAGCTCTTATCACATTTTCCAAATCGACAACCAAGCagacataaaaaaaataaaaaaaaaagatattgaaCCTGATTGCGCGAAGCCTCGATTAATTTAGTATCCAATACAAATGAATCCGGCCTTGAAATTAAGAGTAACAACAGCTGAGAAATAGATACTAGTGGCCACGAATCAACGGTGAGCGTAGGCAAATTCCATCTCTATCGAAACAGaacttgaaaaaaaaactttaattGATTCTACTCGGAATCTCTTTAGGCGAGTACAGAGACGAAAATAAATCAACCCGACTCAATTACATAGCAAATCGACTCAACCCGGAACATTTCTTATGGGAACTTTTCGTTTCTCCTCCAATCATTGTCGTTCCCTTCACTTTGCTTTCCGTTTTCCAGTCATCCTCTCTatgcgtgtgtgtgtgtttgtgtacAGTGTGGTTCAAGAAAAAGCTTGGTCTGTCGATGAAGACGAGGGGCTTAGGGTGTGTAATGTTGCAGAAGATCGGTGGAGATGGCTGGATAGTCGTTTGGGGATGGGGTGGTTCGAAGAAGATGATCTGAGGGGTGGGGTGATGGGTCTATTGCGGCTGCCCCTCTCTTTAGTATATTCTAGGTTAATTTAAGAGGGATCCGGGTCGGGGACGGGTTTGGGTCGGGTCGTGGGAGGGTTTAGGGCCGGATTGGATTGGGTCTAGGTGGGTTTTGTTTTGGGCCTGGGATTCTGACCAAATTGGCccaaaccagattttcctcttcttaatttctttttcttttcaattttctttctaattaaaataaaatacaagctTAAATTTAACCTTGGCCAAATTATCctataaatattaattaactctaagtagTTATTATCACCAATaactaaataccaaattaaaagaaaatcacacgattttgacattaaacactaaaatgcgaagtacgttattttgtgattttttatttcatttttttttgtaaaacaaatatttacttgGCTAATCCTAattgcaaaattaaatcctaaatgcaaatgcgatatattttttgtattttcattagtttaacaaataaacgtgcacagaaaatgcaaacaataacagaaaACACCACGACAATCCACAAAATTACAAGCAacgaaaaaattattttatttgaattattttatTTCACAGGCTCTCCTCTAACTTCTTTTGATCGGGTATGCGTTCAGATGTCAAATCCTTCGTCCAAGCATGCCAAATTTGTCTGCAGATGAAAGATTTGGCCGTAAAACCCGCTGGTCTTCTCCAGCCAATTCCACTTCCTTTTGCAATTTTTGAAGAAATCTCAATGGATTTCATCACGGGTTTACCCTCGTCTAGTGGACAGACTGCCATCCTAGTAATTGTGGACAGACTCTCTAAATATGGGCATTTTATTGGTCTTCCACCCAATTTTACTAGTCAAAAAGTTGCTGAAATTTTTATTCAGGAGTCCATTCGCTTACATGGTTTTCCTATCAAGATCATTACTGATCGTGATCCTATCTTTTATCTGAATTATGGCAAGAAGTTAACATATTACAAGGTACCCAATTGGCTAAAAGTTCTGCCTACCACCCTCAATCTGATGGCCAAACAGAAGCATTCAACAAATGTTTAGAGATATACCTTCATTGCCTCACTACTGATACTCCAGCCGCTTGGTTCAACCTTCTTCCCTGGGTAGAGTTCTGGTACAATACTTCATTTCAGACAAGTTCTAAATTCACTCCATTTGAAGTTGTTTATGTCAGACCTCCTCCAACTATTTCAAGGTTCCTTATTGATAGTTCCTCCAACCAGACTGTGATTGAAACCTTTAAGCAACAAGATGAAACATTAGCTATTTTAAAAGCTAATCTAAAACAAGCTCAGGATCGAATGAAAGCTTTAGCTGACAAAGGTAGGCGCGATATTGTTTTTAATGTGGGTGACTGGGTTTATGTTCGCCTCAGACCTTATCGACAGCTTTCCATGCGTCTGCAATGCTACAACAAACTAAGTCATCGATATTTTGGTCCCTTCCAGATCACTCAAAGAATTGGAGAGGTTGCCTACAAATTGCACTCGTCTGCCTCTTCGAGAATTCACCCTGCCTTCCATGTCTCAGTTTTGCGCAAATGTATCGGCAAACCTTCTCAACAGATAACTCCAATTGATCTTTTGGATCAATCTACTTCCATGTTGCTCCAGCCTGAATATGTCTTGCAACATCGCACTATCTTTAGGGGTAGCCATCAAATTGACCAATGCTTAGTTCAATGGACTGGATTGCCTAAATCAGATGCTACCTAAGAAGATAAGTTAATTATGCTTCAAAAGTTCCCTAACTTGAACCTTGAGGACAAGGTTCGTCTCCATGAGGATGGCAATGTTATGAATTCACAGGAGATACTAGAGGGTACTAGACACGGTGCACGTGCCATACACCCTCCCAAATATTTGGAGAATTTCGTGGTCCCCAATCCAAAGAAATGACAAGTTGTGCAAAATTTGTTAGAGTTAGTGGAGGACTCAAGTTACTATCTGATGCAACTGATGCTTCTATAAATATATAGCAAGGCTAGGAGGATAGGATTATGTATGAACTTGAGtagtttcttttttgttttctatAGAACTCTTCCCCCTTtctttactgtttcattgccatTTTCAGTGTATTTTCCTAGTCCATTTCTTAGATCCTTCACTGTAATTGTATTTTGAGTTCAATCAATACAAGTTCATATCAGTTTGTGTAATACTAAAAACAATAAAGGATGCTTGTGTTGCAATCTTAAACCTTAGGGGGGCTTGTGCAAttgttcttttctcttttcttttttatcatTGTTACTTTCCGACATTATTTTTCTACGTAATTTTGTTCGGCTTGCCAAGTTTACAAGAAAGTAGTAGTGGGCAACTTTGACAAAAGAAAGGGACTTAAAGGACAGATTATCATGAGCCGGACCAACCAATACCTAGCGTGCAAGGCCCACAAGCCCCGCCACGTCATGTGGGGCCCATTTCCCTCCCCCTCTCCTAATATAAATATGTTTTTCCAAGCCCAATGGAATCACAATAACCTTACACGCCCGAGCCATCGGAGCTCCCCCACCACCCTCTCATTGGGGTTGGGTTGGCTGGGTCTTTCTTTCTCCATGTCACATCTCACTGCAGCTCCGCCATCAGAACCACCGTCGGCGGCGGTGAATTCATTGTACAAACAGAAATCGTGGTCGCCGGACACGTTTCGCGATGAGGCGTGGCAGCGGCGGAAGGGTACCCATGGAAGCCGCTTAAAGCAGCGGAGCAAGAGCGTTACCGATGAAGACCTCGATGAGCTCAAGGCTTGTATTGAGTTAGGGTTTGGATTTGACTCGCCTGAAATAGATCAACGATTGTCTGATACTTTCCCGGCTTATGGCCTTTTTTACGCTGTTAATAAACAATATGCCGACACCCTTTCGAAGACTTCTTCTTTATCGTCGGTCATCTCCTATTGCGAGTCACCCGCTCCTCCCGGCAGTCCCCACACCATTGTCGATCAAGGTAATTCGATAAAAGCCTCTCCTTTACAATTTTTATTCGTACTCTTTTATTTTAGAATGTTCTGAAATGCTTAACACAAATTCCATTTCTTTTGAACTATCCTTCACTCAGAAAATCCAAATTCATTCATCTAATCaaaatgaaatttgattttaaattctaATATGAAATCCTCTATGTGAAATTAACTTTCAATTATAATGTCTTTTACAATCAGTAAATACTACTCCTATATAAGTTAAGTTCTATATATTTAACTTATTGCCCTGTCATAAAAAAAGGGATTACCAGATAATTTAACCTTAAAAGTTTGTTAATGTAAAGAACAGTTGAGTGCCTATGGGAACTCTCCGCCCTTAACTAAAGGTCTTGAGTTTAAGCCCTATGAAAGAAGAAACTCTTGATAGAGAATGCTTCCCTCATAGTGGTTCTACGGGCGGCTAATCTAGATTAGTTGGACAAATGAATTTAGATTACCGGATGAatagatgaaaaaagaaaaaaaggatgcCTATGTTTTATCTTTTGTTCAATGCACAATTTAGTTTTGCCTACACCCCTTCCccattttttttgggggggatGAGTGGTGGTGGGGACAAGATTCATATAAAGAACTATAGTGTTGAACGTATGGTTGCTAATATTTGCAAAAAATGAATGTAGGAGATAATCCTCAGACAGTGAAGACAAGGTTGCGGCAGTGGGCACAAGTGGTCGCTTGTGCAGTTCGTCAATCTTCACATTAATGGATGCTGGATGTTGTATGCTAGATATCTGTTAAAGATGATGATTATAATTACTGTACCAGCAATATGTTTCGGGGCATTGAAGCAAGAAGGAACAGAAGCTAAAAAGTCAATAGTTAATTTGAAAAAGTAACCCAGCGATGAACCAACTTGTTCAATCTTAGAGCTAATTGTGTGTTGATATGATTTTCATTAATATAATTGTGCTGCAACCATAAA contains:
- the LOC104244175 gene encoding uncharacterized protein, with protein sequence MSHLTAAPPSEPPSAAVNSLYKQKSWSPDTFRDEAWQRRKGTHGSRLKQRSKSVTDEDLDELKACIELGFGFDSPEIDQRLSDTFPAYGLFYAVNKQYADTLSKTSSLSSVISYCESPAPPGSPHTIVDQGDNPQTVKTRLRQWAQVVACAVRQSSH